A portion of the Ficedula albicollis isolate OC2 chromosome 4, FicAlb1.5, whole genome shotgun sequence genome contains these proteins:
- the NIPAL1 gene encoding magnesium transporter NIPA3 has protein sequence MPSANKYHLSIGLALAIGSSIFIGSSFILKKKGLLKLADRGVTRAGQGGYSYLKEWLWWAGLLSMGLGEAANFAAYAFAPATLITPLGALSVLISAILSSYFLNEKLNIHGKLGCVLSILGSTVMVIHAPEEEEVTSLDEMERKLQDPAFVTFAVLLTVVALVLIVFVAPKRGQTNILIYVLICSLIGAFSVSSVKGLGIAIKQMLEKKPAYRHPLVYILVGILVLSVSTQINYLNKALDVFNTSLVTPIYYVCFTTTVVTCSIILFKEWSSMELGDIIGTLSGFCSIIIGIFLLHAFKNTNITWSQLMSTVAKESSLPHREIETSHTLLESMEDPALVYEEDNILFSQ, from the exons ATGCCTTCTGCAAACAAATACCACCTCTCCATTGGCTTGGCCTTGGCTATAGGCTCCAGTATCTTTATTGGTTCTAGTTTCATACTGAAGAAGAAAGGACTTTTGAAACTGGCAGACAGAGGAGTCACCCGAGCTG gacAAGGTGGATATTCTTATTTGAAGGAATGGCTTTGGTGGGCTGGACTGCTATCAA TGGGATTAGGAGAAGCTGCAAATTTTGCTGCCTATGCCTTTGCACCTGCAACCTTAATTACCCCCTTGGGTGCACTGAGTGTTCTCATAAG TGCTATATTGTCatcctattttttaaatgagaagcTGAATATTCATGGAAAACTGGGCTGTGTACTGAGCATTTTGGGGTCAACAGTCATGGTTATTCATGcccctgaggaggaggaggtcaCCTCACTAGATGAGATGGAAAGAAAGCTACAGGATCCAG CATTTGTGACATTTGCTGTTCTCCTAACAGTCGTTGCCCTTGTCCTGATTGTTTTTGTGGCTCCAAAGAGAGGTCAGACAAATATCCTGATCTACGTTTTAATTTGCTCACTCATCGGTGCCTTCTCTGTCTCCTCTGTGAAAGGCCTGGGCATTGCCATTAAGCAAATGCTGGAGAAGAAGCCAGCCTACCGCCATCCCTTGGTTTACATTTTGGTGGGCATCTTGGTGCTGTCAGTCAGCACTCAGATCAACTATCTCAACAAAGCACTGGACGTGTTCAACACATCCCTTGTGACACCCATTTATTACGTGTGCTTCACCACGACAGTGGTGACCTGCTCCATCATCTTGTTCAAGGAGTGGAGTAGTATGGAACTGGGTGATATCATTGGAACCCTGAGTGGATTCTGCAGCATCATCATTGGCATTTTCCTACTGCATGCTTTCAAGAACACTAACATCACCTGGAGTCAGCTGATGTCCACTGTTGCCAAAGAGTCGTCACTGCCACACCGTGAAATCGAAACCAGCCACACTTTGCTGGAGAGCATGGAAGACCCAGCTTTGGTGTACGAGGAGGACAACATTTTGTTCAGTCAATGA
- the CNGA1 gene encoding cGMP-gated cation channel alpha-1 produces MKVGVIETHHSHTIVPTVVVHDTSKDLGPMNKGENRYARQQYLPGVFARYNINNNSNKDEEEKKRKKEKKSKPEKKKDGETQKNKEKKEKNKDKDKLKKKENIEKKDIFTIDPAGNIYYNWLFCITMPVMYNWTMIIARACFDELQHDYLVAWFIIDYVSDAIYVADMFVRTRTGYLEQGLLVKEEHKLREKYKKSFQFKLDFLSIIPTDLLYFKLGLNYPELRINRLLRVARMFEFFQRTETRTNYPNIFRISNLVMYIVIIIHWNACVYYSISKAIGFGADTWVYPNTSDPEFARLTRKYVYSLYWSTLTLTTIGETPPPVRDSEYFFVVIDFLVGVLIFATIVGNVGSMISNMNAARAEFQARIDAIKQYMHFRNVSKDMEKRVIKWFDYLWTNKKAVDEREVLKYLPDKLRAEIAINVHLETLKKVRIFADCEAGLLVELVLKLQPQVYSPGDYICRKGDIGREMYIIKEGKLAVVADDGITQFVVLSDGSYFGEISILNIKGSKAGNRRTANIKSIGYSDLFCLSKDDLMEALTEYPDAKAMLEEKGKQILMKDGLLDIEIANLGSDPKDLEEKVAYMERAMDRLQTKFARLLAEYEGAQQKMKKRLTQIEKILKPIIEEEFADLEEADPSTDKPGLSKAE; encoded by the exons ATGAAGGTAGGAGTGATTGAGACCCATCACTCCCATACAATTGTTCCCACTGTGGTAGTGCATGACACCAGTAAGGACCTTGGACCAATGAACAAAGGGGAAAACAGGTATG CCAGGCAACAATATCTACCTGGAGTATTTGCACGCTACAATATtaacaataatagtaataaagATGA agaggaaaagaaaaggaaaaaagaaaagaagag caagccagaaaaaaaaaaggatggagaaacacaaaagaacaaagaaaaaaaggagaaaaataaagataaagataagttgaagaagaaagaaaatatagaa AAGAAAGATATTTTCACCATTGATCCAGCAGGAAATATATATTACAACTGGTTGTTTTGCATCACAATGCCTGTCATGTACAACTGGACCATGATTATCGCAAG AGCCTGTTTTGATGAGCTTCAGCATGATTACTTAGTGGCATGGTTTATTATTGATTATGTTTCTGATGCCATTTATGTTGCTGATATGTTTGTACGGACAAGGACAG gttACCTGGAACAAGGTCTTCTGGTGAAAGAAGAACACAAGCTACGagagaaatacaagaaatcTTTCCAATTCAAACTAGATTTTCTGTCAATCATACCAACTGATCTCTTATACTTTAAGTTAGGATTGAATTACCCAGAATTAAGAATAAACAGATTACTCAGAGTAGCTCGGATGTTTGAATTCTTCCAGAGAACAGAAACAAGAACAAACTACCCAAATATCTTCAGGATCTCTAACCTTGTCATGTACATTGTGATTATTATTCACTGGAATGCCTGTGTGTACTACTCAATCTCAAAAGCCATTGGATTTGGGGCTGACACATGGGTCTACCCCAACACCTCAGATCCTGAATTTGCACGCCTGACTAGAAAATATGTCTACAGTCTCTACTGGTCAACACTGACCCTGACTACTATCGGTGAAACCCCCCCTCCTGTAAGAGATTCAGAGTATTTCTTCGTGGTCATTGACTTCTTGGTTGGAGTACTGATCTTTGCTACCATTGTTGGTAATGTGGGCTCCATGATCTCCAACATGAATGCTGCCAGGGCAGAGTTTCAAGCGAGGATTGATGCTATCAAGCAGTATATGCACTTTCGGAATGTGAGTAAGGACATGGAAAAAAGAGTTATAAAGTGGTTTGACTACCTGTGGACAAACAAAAAGGCTGTGGATGAACGAGAAGTCTTGAAGTATCTGCCAGATAAACTAAGAGCAGAGATTGCAATCAATGTTCACCTGGAAACGCTGAAAAAAGTTCGGATTTTTGCGGACTGTGAAGCTGGTCTGCTGGTTGAACTCGTTTTGAAACTCCAGCCCCAAGTATACAGTCCTGGAGATTATATTTGCAGAAAAGGAGATATTGGACGAGAGATGTACATTATCAAAGAAGGCAAGCTGGCAGTAGTTGCTGATGATGGAATTACCCAATTTGTGGTCCTAAGTGATGGCAGCTACTTTGGAGAAATCAGCATTCTTAATATCAAGGGTAGCAAAGCTGGCAATCGAAGAACAGCCAATATTAAAAGTATTGGATACTCAGACTTGTTTTGTCTGTCTAAAGATGATCTCATGGAGGCTTTAACAGAGTATCCAGATGCAAAGGCCATGCTGGAAGAAAAAGGCAAGCAAATCCTAATGAAAGATGGGTTGCTGGACATTGAAATTGCAAACTTAGGAAGTGATCCTAAAGATCTGGAAGAGAAGGTCGCCTACATGGAACGTGCTATGGACAGGTTACAAACAAAGTTTGCCAGGTTGTTGGCTGAGTATGAAGGTgcacaacagaaaatgaaaaaaagacttACACAAATAGAGAAAATACTGAAGCCAATTATAGAGGAAGAGTTTGCAGACTTAGAAGAAGCAGATCCATCCACCGATAAACCTGGATTGtcaaaagcagaataa